Proteins encoded together in one Oncorhynchus nerka isolate Pitt River linkage group LG19, Oner_Uvic_2.0, whole genome shotgun sequence window:
- the LOC115101042 gene encoding toll-like receptor 8, with the protein MKEQHRCPLYTSFQRLLLLLVSLCLSPSCSGRTWAQRKLPCDVISLNHSLAYDCSCRKLLQVPHDISWNATELDLSSNQIKTLSSSSFWNLQNLTLLDLSYNFNPQEHPLKIEDQTFSMLDQLEALLLDGNGLCTVPRGLPSGLQILFLRYNDIRTVTPEDFRDILRIKVIHLSDNCQGSVCSGTLDIANHTFSSLTNLTNLTLSFNRLKVIPNFLPASLQLLKLERNLITHIQQHDLSALTNLSALDLSGNCPVCSNTPFLCVPCNTPNGALQIHPDAFRSLSQLQELSLSGNSLEHLQTSWFENLTNLHYLYLSFNRLVGEIANGDFLSVLPFVEVMDLSYNNAGQNSHNLTLSKNFSKLASLKTLHLENYVFSALYKNHLEPLYCLANLSVLNLGTNFIYWTDLSLFEKFHNLSSVGLSENSLTFLSKRVDALFVNGYGWGYEPDIDRYGPFIHKDKFYRRHLPNIKPECLAYGPVLDLSKNNIFHINPDMLQGLNNTACLNLSSNFIGDMFNGSEFVHFSKLKYLDLSQNKVYLRYEHAFSELTALEVLDLSYNKHYFLVAGLNHSLAFLEHLESLKVLNLSWNEISTLTDKIMSSSSLQELNFQGNRLDIMWNEGQDFNHLFRELNNLTSLDLSYNQLRHIPSEVYHNFPKALRHLTLSKNGLEDFNWTMLTQLPHLEELDLSKNHLEQVALTVSTLNSSLRLLDLSHNRISQLAPGFLSGARSLYVLNLSFNLLELINQTTFETGAENHLQQLSLQGNPIHCTCDLLEFQLWMRSNEVEIPLLASGVTCDMPMERKGRSVLSYDIEECVKDDNAMAFCILTLLLVVHVLLVSLTAHLFYWDLSYILDYCGAKLKHQCLLQHTACVYDAFVMYDTTDPLASDWVLNHLRVELEERGERVRPLCLEERDWMPGVPIMDNLSNSVRQSRKTVFVLTEGFLSRGVVKMAALLVQQRLVEEGVDAMVLLLLQPQVLRRSRILHLRRRLCRRSVLEWPATACPAAQRWFWHNLKRAIRKDQRATHASLHGTYFTGR; encoded by the coding sequence GTGTCCCCTTTACACTTCCTTTCAGAGGCTGCTGTTACTCCTAGTGTcgctgtgtctctccccctcctgctctGGGAGGACCTGGGCTCAGAGGAAACTACCCTGTGATGTCATCTCTCTCAACCATTCACTGGCCTACGACTGCTCGTGCAGGAAGCTACTCCAGGTACCCCACGATATCAGCTGGAATGCCACAGAGCTCGACCTGTCCTCCAACCAAATCAAGACACTCTCCAGCTCCTCGTTCTGGAACCTCCAGAATCTGACTCTGCTAGACCTTAGCTATAACTTCAACCCCCAGGAACATCCATTGAAGATAGAGGACCAAACATTCTCCATGCTGGATCAGCTGGAGGCACTGCTCCTTGACGGTAATGGCCTTTGCACAGTGCCGAGGGGCCTTCCTTCTGGGTTGCAGATTTTGTTTCtgaggtacaatgacatcaggaCTGTAACACCGGAAGACTTCAGGGATATTCTACGAATTAAAGTCATCCATTTAAGTGACAACTGCCAAGGGAGTGTCTGTAGTGGGACCCTGGATATTGCAAACCACACTTTTTCCAGCCTCACTAACCTGACAAACCTGACACTGTCTTTTAACAGACTGAAAGTAATCCCTAATTTTCTCCCCGCATCCCTCCAGCTGCTCAAACTCGAACGGAACCTAATCACCCACATTCAACAGCATGACCTGAGTGCACTCACTAATCTGAGCGCTCTAGACCTTTCGGGTAACTGTCCTGTGTGTTCTAACACCCCGTTCCTCTGCGTTCCCTGTAATACACCCAACGGGGCACTACAGATCCACCCAGATGCCTTCAGGAGCCTCTCCCAGCTGCAGGAGCTGAGCCTATCAGGAAACTCCCTAGAGCACCTACAAACATCCTGGTTTGAGAACCTCACCAACTTACactacctgtacctctcatttAATCGTCTGGTTGGGGAGATAGCCAATGGGGACTTCCTCTCTGTGCTACCTTTCGTAGAAGTGATGGACTTGTCTTACAATAATGCTGGACAAAATTCCCACAACTTGACCCTCTCAAAGAATTTTTCCAAACTGGCATCTCTGAAGACATTACACCTAGAAAACTATGTTTTTTCAGCTCTTTACAAAAATCACTTGGAACCACTTTACTGTTTAGCTAATCTGTCTGTCCTCAATTTGGGAACCAACTTCATCTATTGGACAGACCTTTCACTTTTTGAAAAGTTCCACAATTTATCCAGTGTTGGCCTCtcagagaacagtctgactttcCTGTCCAAGAGGGTAGATGCCTTGTTTGTGAATGGGTATGGCTGGGGCTATGAGCCAGATATAGACAGGTACGGGCCTTTCATACACAAGGATAAATTCTACCGTCGCCATTTGCCTAACATTAAACCAGAGTGTCTTGCGTACGGTCCAGTGCTCGACCTCAGCAAAAACAACATCTTCCACATAAACCCTGATATGCTGCAGGGCCTGAACAACACAGCTTGTCTCAACCTGTCATCTAACTTCATTGGAGACATGTTCAACGGCAGTGAGTTTGTACATTTCTCCAAGCTGAAGTACTTGGATCTATCCCAGAATAAAGTCTACCTGCGCTATGAGCATGCATTCAGTGAACTGACAGCACTGGAGGTGTTGGACTTGAGTTATAATAAACATTACTTTCTGGTGGCAGGGCTAAACCACAGTTTAGCGTTCCTAGAACACCTGGAATCTCTGAAGGTTCTGAACTTGAGCTGGAATGAGATCAGCACCCTCACTGATAAAATCATGTCAAGCAGCTCCCTGCAAGAATTGAACTTCCAGGGCAACCGCCTGGACATCATGTGGAACGAGGGTCAGGACTTTAATCATCTTTTCAGAGAACTTAATAACCTGACGTCCCTGGATCTGTCATACAACCAGCTCCGCCACATCCCATCTGAGGTATACCACAACTTCCCCAAGGCCCTGAGACACTTGACTCTGAGTAAAAACGGACTTGAGGACTTTAACTGGACGATGCTCACACAACTGCCACATCTGGAGGAGCTGGACTTGAGTAAGAACCACCTGGAGCAGGTGGCCTTAACCGTCTCCACTCTTAACAGTTCACTGAGGCTGCTGGACCTGAGCCATAACAGGATTTCCCAGCTAGCGCCTGGTTTCCTCAGCGGCGCCAGGAGCCTGTATGTGCTGAACCTCAGCTTCAACCTGCTGGAGCTCATCAACCAGACAACGTTTGAAACAGGAGCTGAGAACCACCTCCAGCAGCTGTCACTACAGGGGAACCCGATCCACTGCACCTGTGACTTGCTGGAGTTCCAACTGTGGATGAGGAGCAATGAGGTGGAGATCCCTCTGCTGGCCAGCGGGGTGACGTGTGACATGCCCATGGAGAGGAAGGGCAGGTCTGTGCTGAGTTACGACATAGAGGAATGCGTGAAGGATGACAACGCAATGGCCTTTTGCATCCTCACGTTGTTACTCGTTGTTCACGTTCTGTTGGTATCTCTCACAGCACACCTCTTTTACTGGGACCTGTCCTATATCCTTGACTACTGTGGGGCCAAGCTGAAGCACCAATGTCTCTTACAGCACACAGCCTGTGTCTACGATGCCTTCGTCATGTATGACACCACAGACCCGCTGGCCTCTGATTGGGTGTTGAACCACCTTAGGGTGGAACTAGAGGAGCGCGGAGAGAGGGTTCGCCCACTCTGCCTGGAGGAGCGTGATTGGATGCCAGGGGTGCCTATCATGGATAACCTTTCCAATAGCGTGCGACAGAGCAGGAAAACGGTGTTTGTGCTGACAGAGGGCTTCCTGTCGCGTGGTGTGGTTAAAATGGCCGCCCTGCTGGTGCAGCAGCGGCTGGTGGAGGAGGGTGTGGATGCcatggtgttgctgctgctgcagccCCAGGTTCTGCGACGCTCACGCATCCTCCACCTGCGCAGACGGCTCTGCAGGCGCAGTGTTCTGGAGTGGCCAGCAACTGCCTGTCCGGCTGCCCAGCGCTGGTTCTGGCACAACCTGAAGAGAGCCATACGGAAAGATCAGCGAGCCACACACGCATCACTACACGGCACATACTTCACTGGGCGGTGA